A portion of the Bacillus sp. es.034 genome contains these proteins:
- the murC gene encoding UDP-N-acetylmuramate--L-alanine ligase: MTIYHFVGIKGSGMSALAQILHDMDYEVQGSDVDKYFFTQKALDESNIKILPFQKENIGGDMHVIAGNAFPDTHEEIQAAVEQGLPVTRYHKFLGDFMQEFTSVAVTGAHGKTSTTGLLAHVISGAKPTSFLIGDGTGKGEVDANYFVFEACEYRRHFLSYFPDYAIMTNIDFDHPDYFANVDDVFSAFQEMAMQVKKGIIACGDDEQLQKIQAQVPVVFYGFAEENDFQARNVSRDRTGTSFDVFVRNEFYAAFKIPTFGDHNIMNALSVIAICHYEELDTAIVQERLSTFKGVKRRFSEKEVGSQILIDDYAHHPTEIKATVDSARQKYPEKEIIAVFQPHTFTRTQTFLTEFAETLSLADKVYLCEIFGSARENHGKLSIHDLESKIEGCEIIDEQDTTALLKHENAVLIFMGAGDVQKFQQAYEQKLGEQLKEEN; encoded by the coding sequence ATGACGATATATCATTTCGTAGGAATAAAGGGGTCGGGCATGAGTGCGTTAGCCCAAATACTCCATGATATGGACTACGAGGTCCAAGGATCTGACGTAGATAAGTATTTCTTTACTCAGAAGGCTCTGGATGAATCAAATATAAAAATACTACCTTTCCAAAAAGAAAACATTGGAGGGGATATGCATGTGATCGCAGGGAATGCTTTCCCTGATACACATGAAGAAATACAAGCGGCCGTTGAACAAGGACTGCCGGTGACCAGGTATCATAAATTCCTTGGTGACTTCATGCAGGAATTCACAAGTGTCGCAGTAACGGGCGCTCACGGGAAAACGTCGACAACCGGTTTACTGGCCCATGTCATCAGTGGCGCAAAACCGACTTCCTTCCTGATTGGGGATGGAACCGGTAAAGGCGAAGTGGATGCGAATTACTTTGTATTTGAAGCATGCGAGTACAGACGACACTTCCTGTCTTATTTCCCTGACTATGCCATCATGACGAACATCGATTTCGATCATCCCGACTACTTTGCCAATGTGGATGACGTCTTCTCTGCTTTCCAGGAGATGGCCATGCAGGTGAAAAAAGGAATCATCGCATGTGGGGATGACGAGCAGTTACAAAAGATCCAGGCACAGGTACCGGTGGTGTTTTACGGTTTCGCCGAGGAAAACGACTTCCAGGCGAGAAACGTATCACGGGACAGAACGGGTACATCATTCGATGTGTTTGTGCGCAATGAATTTTATGCCGCATTCAAAATTCCGACATTCGGTGACCATAACATTATGAACGCCTTATCCGTCATTGCCATTTGTCACTATGAAGAGCTTGATACAGCAATCGTTCAAGAGCGATTAAGCACATTTAAAGGAGTCAAGCGCCGATTCTCTGAAAAAGAAGTGGGCTCACAGATCCTGATCGATGACTACGCTCATCATCCGACTGAAATCAAGGCAACCGTTGATTCGGCAAGACAGAAATATCCGGAAAAAGAGATCATCGCTGTCTTCCAGCCTCACACATTTACACGTACGCAGACCTTCCTGACAGAGTTTGCCGAAACCCTTAGTCTTGCGGACAAAGTGTACTTATGTGAAATCTTCGGTTCCGCACGGGAAAACCACGGAAAACTTTCCATCCACGATCTTGAAAGTAAGATCGAAGGATGCGAAATCATAGACGAACAAGATACGACCGCACTACTCAAACATGAAAACGCCGTACTGATTTTCATGGGGGCGGGAGACGTACAAAAGTTCCAGCAGGCTTATGAACAGAAGCTTGGGGAACAATTGAAGGAAGAGAATTAA
- a CDS encoding aminopeptidase, whose amino-acid sequence MKDPRIEKLAKNLIQYSVQLQPGEKVLIENFGLQRELVTALVKEAYAAGGHPFVSIKDHAVDRALLMGAQEEQYDMIASFEANVMEQMDAYIGLRAGDNISEQSDVPDEKMKIHGNTIGKKVHREIRVPKKKWVVLRYPTASMAQLANMSTEGFEDFYFDVCNLDYSKMDKAMDNLVDLMNNTDKVRLVGVGTDLTFSIKDIPAVKCAGRLNIPDGEVYSAPVKDSVNGVISYNTPSPYNGFTFENVKLTFKEGKIVEATANDTDRINKIFDTDEGARYVGEFAIGVNPFIQHPMQDILFDEKIDGSFHFTPGECYEEAYNGNHSNIHWDMVMIQRPEYGGGEIYFDDVLIRQDGRFVIEELEVLNPENLK is encoded by the coding sequence ATGAAAGATCCACGCATTGAAAAACTGGCAAAAAATTTAATTCAATATTCTGTTCAATTACAGCCTGGAGAAAAAGTGTTGATCGAAAACTTCGGATTGCAGCGTGAACTGGTGACGGCTCTCGTGAAAGAAGCGTATGCAGCAGGAGGACATCCTTTCGTATCCATCAAAGATCACGCAGTCGACCGCGCATTATTGATGGGAGCGCAGGAGGAGCAGTATGATATGATCGCAAGCTTCGAAGCAAATGTCATGGAACAGATGGACGCGTATATCGGTTTACGTGCAGGCGATAACATCAGCGAACAGTCCGATGTTCCGGATGAAAAAATGAAGATCCATGGCAATACAATCGGTAAGAAAGTACATAGAGAAATCCGCGTCCCTAAGAAGAAGTGGGTCGTACTCCGCTACCCGACGGCATCCATGGCACAGCTCGCCAACATGAGTACAGAAGGCTTCGAAGACTTCTACTTTGACGTTTGCAACCTGGACTACAGCAAAATGGACAAAGCGATGGATAACCTCGTGGACCTCATGAACAACACGGATAAAGTCCGCCTTGTCGGTGTAGGGACGGACCTTACATTCTCCATCAAGGACATCCCTGCCGTGAAATGTGCGGGACGCCTGAATATTCCTGATGGCGAGGTGTACAGTGCACCTGTGAAGGACTCGGTGAACGGCGTGATTTCCTACAATACGCCATCTCCATATAACGGATTTACGTTCGAAAACGTCAAATTGACCTTCAAAGAAGGAAAGATTGTCGAAGCCACTGCAAATGATACAGACCGTATCAACAAAATCTTCGATACGGATGAAGGGGCACGGTATGTAGGAGAATTCGCCATCGGGGTGAATCCATTTATCCAGCATCCGATGCAGGACATCCTCTTTGACGAGAAGATTGACGGCAGCTTTCACTTCACACCGGGTGAATGCTACGAAGAGGCCTATAACGGAAACCACTCAAACATCCACTGGGATATGGTGATGATCCAGCGTCCTGAGTATGGCGGCGGTGAAATCTATTTCGATGATGTATTGATTCGACAAGATGGAAGGTTTGTCATCGAGGAGCTTGAAGTGCTGAATCCGGAGAATTTGAAGTAA
- a CDS encoding TRAP transporter substrate-binding protein: MKNLKVTFLSILVVCTMILAACGGNSNSASSSEKGSSGSGEGGKRTLRVSIGVNDKHPEYEAAMKFKELVEAESDDLKVEVYHSGQIADDRSAIEMLQFGSLDITIPSTSPLVNFVPEFGVFDLPFTIPNEEVADKVLDGPFGDKMLEMVDDQKLVGLAWWENGFRNLTNDVRPVATMEDVKGLKIRTMENEIHLDAWKALGANPTPMAFTELFTALQQGTIDGQENPYPTILLSKYPEVQKYVSNTSHVYTPFIFLFSKQIWEELSSDQQKLVKKAAVEAGKFNRERNRQVAEESLEKLKEEMTYTEIKEEEFGKFQEAVKPVIDKYKEKIGPEIVDQFLEEIEKAK; this comes from the coding sequence GTGAAGAATCTGAAAGTTACTTTTTTAAGTATATTAGTTGTCTGTACTATGATATTAGCTGCATGCGGTGGGAATTCAAATTCTGCGAGCAGCTCTGAAAAAGGTTCTTCAGGAAGTGGTGAAGGTGGAAAGCGTACACTTCGTGTCAGTATTGGAGTGAATGATAAGCATCCTGAATATGAGGCAGCTATGAAATTCAAAGAACTGGTTGAGGCAGAATCAGATGATTTGAAAGTTGAAGTCTATCATTCTGGTCAAATTGCTGATGACCGCTCAGCTATTGAAATGCTTCAATTTGGTTCACTTGATATTACCATTCCTTCTACATCACCCCTTGTCAACTTTGTACCTGAGTTTGGAGTGTTTGATCTCCCTTTCACCATTCCAAATGAAGAAGTGGCAGATAAAGTACTGGATGGCCCATTCGGTGATAAAATGCTAGAAATGGTTGATGATCAAAAACTGGTTGGTCTTGCTTGGTGGGAAAATGGTTTCCGTAACTTAACAAACGATGTGCGTCCGGTTGCTACTATGGAGGATGTGAAGGGTCTTAAAATTCGGACAATGGAAAATGAAATTCATTTGGATGCTTGGAAAGCTCTAGGTGCAAACCCCACACCAATGGCTTTTACAGAATTATTTACAGCTCTGCAGCAAGGAACAATTGATGGACAGGAAAACCCTTACCCAACGATTTTGCTAAGTAAATATCCCGAAGTACAAAAATATGTTTCAAATACCAGCCATGTATACACACCTTTTATTTTCTTATTCAGTAAACAAATTTGGGAAGAGCTTTCATCGGACCAACAAAAATTGGTGAAAAAAGCAGCAGTTGAGGCAGGGAAGTTCAATCGTGAGCGAAATCGTCAAGTTGCAGAGGAATCATTAGAAAAATTAAAAGAAGAAATGACTTATACAGAAATAAAAGAAGAAGAATTTGGGAAATTCCAGGAAGCTGTTAAACCAGTTATAGATAAGTACAAAGAAAAGATTGGACCTGAAATAGTGGATCAGTTCTTGGAAGAGATAGAAAAGGCAAAATAA
- a CDS encoding TRAP transporter small permease — translation MLRTFKWLDENLEKYILFLLTLVMVVVVFIQVFMRYVMENSLSWSEELARYCFIWLIYIGISYAVKHKRHISVDAALLLFKDKMKIVISIISNLLFLIFCVYVVIYGYGIASQLLAFGQTTPALQIPTGVVYLAPPVGMALAGVRLIQNIINDIRAIKNFDQSNSVSKDVDEEIRVI, via the coding sequence TTGTTAAGAACATTTAAGTGGCTTGATGAGAATTTAGAAAAATACATATTGTTTTTATTGACCCTGGTCATGGTTGTGGTGGTATTTATTCAGGTATTTATGCGCTATGTAATGGAAAATTCCCTCAGTTGGTCAGAAGAACTTGCACGGTATTGTTTTATATGGTTGATCTATATAGGGATAAGCTACGCAGTCAAGCATAAGCGACATATTAGTGTGGATGCTGCTCTATTACTTTTTAAAGATAAAATGAAAATTGTCATTTCCATCATATCCAATCTCCTTTTTTTGATTTTTTGTGTATATGTAGTTATTTATGGTTATGGTATAGCTTCACAATTGCTTGCCTTTGGTCAGACCACCCCTGCACTTCAGATTCCAACAGGAGTAGTTTATCTTGCGCCTCCAGTTGGCATGGCACTCGCTGGAGTGAGATTGATTCAAAATATAATCAATGATATCAGAGCAATTAAAAACTTTGACCAAAGTAATAGTGTATCAAAGGATGTAGATGAAGAAATCAGAGTAATATAG